The genome window CCGGTCGTGGAACTCAGGCCGCCAAGCGTTCGTAGTGTCGATAGAGGCCGCCGCCTTCAGCGACCTCGACCACCGCGCCCTCCTCGCGTCTCTGGATCCGTCGCGGCTCTGGGCAGTCCATGGCGAGCGCCTGATGACAGCGCCAGCGATGGTAGTGGTCGACGTACGCGGTGAGGATGCGGCGGAGGTGGCGTTGGTGCAGGACCACGACGTGGTCCAGACACTCGCGGCGGATGCTGCCGATCACCCGTTCGACGTAGGGGGACTGCCACGGGCTGCGCGGCTCGCTCAGCACTTCCGCGATCCCCAATCCCGCCACGCGCTGGCGAAAGGCGAGACCGTAGACGCTGTCGCGATCCCGTAGCAGGTAGCGCGGCGCGGTCTCCCAGGGGAACGCCTCCACCACCTGCTGCGCCGTCCACTCGGCCGTCGGGTGCGCCGTGATGTTGAAGTGCTGAACGCGCCGCCTGTCATGCGCGAGAATGATCAGGACGAAGAGAATCTCGAAGCGGACCGTCGCGACGGTA of Candidatus Binatia bacterium contains these proteins:
- a CDS encoding integrase core domain-containing protein codes for the protein MGELRKLGIEVAKSTVERYRVRRSKPPSPTWRTFLATHAKDLVSIDFFTVATVRFEILFVLIILAHDRRRVQHFNITAHPTAEWTAQQVVEAFPWETAPRYLLRDRDSVYGLAFRQRVAGLGIAEVLSEPRSPWQSPYVERVIGSIRRECLDHVVVLHQRHLRRILTAYVDHYHRWRCHQALAMDCPEPRRIQRREEGAVVEVAEGGGLYRHYERLAA